The Asticcacaulis sp. MM231 genomic interval GGGCCGGTGAGCCCTTGGCATTCACCTTGGCGACAGCAGCCGGCAGCAGGCCGTCACGCGCCATGACGAAGAAGATACGGCTCTGGCCGTACATCATGACCAGGATAACCGACGGGAGGGCCACAATGGCGGCGCCCCCGACAAGTGAGGCGACGAACGGCTGACCGAGGGTACGCAGCACGTGCGGCAAGGGCTCACCCGATGACGCTATGTCCTGGAAGCCGACAGCGCCAATGGCGACAGCAGCGACCAGCATGTAGATGAGGGTTGAGACGCCCATGGAGCCGAGGATGCCAATCGTCAGGTCGCGGCCGGGGTTCTTAGCCTCTTCCGCCGAGGTCGAAACGGCGTCGAAACCGAAGAAGGCGAAGAAAACGATGGCGGCTGCGGCCATGACACCAAACTTCTCGCCGCCAATTTCATGGGCAAAGAAACCAAACGGCATGAACGGATCATAATGACCAGCCTGAATAGCCGGCATACCCAGAACGATAAAGGCGCCCAAAGCAACGATCTTGATGATGACGAGGAGAATATTGAGCGTAGCGCTTTCACGCGCGCCAATCAGCAGAAGACCCATGACCGCCAGTGACACCAGAACGGCTGGCAGATTGACCAGACCACCGGCATAGGGCCCCGCAAGCAGGAAGGCCGGCAGCTTCAGGCCTACGGCCTCTTCAAGGAAGCCAACGAGGTGCGCTGACCAGCCGACCGCGACGGTCGAACAGGCCAGGGAATATTCGAGAACCAGCGCCCAGCCGACAATCCAGGCGACAATTTCGCCCATGCTTGAATAGCTGTAGGTATAGGCCGAACCGGCGGTTGGGATCAGGGTAGACATCTCGGTGTAGCAGAGGGCCGCGCAGGCGCAGACCAATCCGCACAGGGCGAACGACACGATGACGCCCGGACCGGCCAGGCCGGCGCCGACGCCGGTCAGCGTATAGATGCCGGTGCCGATGATGCCGCCGATGCCCAGCGCCATCAGGTGCGGCCAGCTCAGCGTCTTGGCCAGCGCCTTGCCGTCGGTCTCAGCGCGGTGGAGCGGCTTTAAAGGCCCGAATAATCCCATAGCTAAAGTCCCCAATACAGAAATGAAAAGGGCCATGACCGTCACAAAACGGTCATGGCCTGATAAGTGTTAGTTGGCTTTCGGTGTCAACTCAAGGGTCGTATCCTGTGCACCCAGTTTGACGATATAGGCGCCAAGCTCTAGCGGAGCGTTAAGTGTGTAGGCCTTGCCCTCCGCCGTCGTCGTCTTGACGTTAAGATAGGCGTTGGGCGTATAGGCATCGGAAGGCGCCAGCGTCGCGGTGACCTTGCCTGTGGCCGGATCGTAGGCGACCGCGGTAAACTTGCCCGAATCGAGCGTCAGCCACAAACCGGCGGGCGCGATAAAGACGCGGGTGCGGGCGCTGTCCTTTGGCATAAGTGTCACCACGCCGTTTGCCTCAGTGACATTGCCGCCGAAGCCGGCCCAGCCAAAGGTCGGGTGATCGACCAGATAGGACGAGGCCGCGACCGCATGGCCAAAGAAGCTCATGCCATAATCACCGTTCATGCCGTCCCAGTGCATAGCGTCGGGGAAGGAATGGAAGGCGGCCGAACCGAAGCCTTCAGAATCGATGTTGGTCAGTGAGCCCATTAAACCGCCGTAGGCAGCACGCAGAAGCTGGTAATCCTTCGGGTTGGCGCGGTAGGCGTCAAACAAAGGCACCGCATTGAGCGACGAGCCGTAATGATGAAGCTGGCGCTCGATGCGCGACTGCTTGCCGGCATAGAGGAAATCCCAGAAGCGACGCGCCGAACCATTATATCCCCAATGCGGGATGGTGGGATCGTAGGCCAGGATCACTTCGCGCGTGGTATCGGCGGCCTTGTCGTCGCCGAAATAACGCGACCACATATAGACCTCGGCCTGGCCGGTCGAATCCCATGGCATTTCCGAACCGAACGGGTATTTCAATGTCTTCCAGATGTCGGCGCGCCCCTTCATCATCGCCTCGATCTCGGTCGCTTCGGCGGTCATGCCTTCGCGCTTCAGATCTTCGAGGATATAGACGAAGACATCCCCTTCCATCTGGCCAAACTGCGTATAGTAAGGCGCCTTAGTCATCATCGCCTTGGTGGTTTCGGCGGCGCGCGTCAGATAGGTCTGCCAGGTTTCGGCCTTAGTCAGGCCATCGTGATAGCGGCCGAGGCGATACAGCGTCCACCAGGCGGCAGCGACGTGCGGATAGTTGTAGGAGCGCCCGAGATCGGCAGCGCCTTCGCGGTCCCATGCCGACCAGACATCCCATTTCAGCTTGGGATCATAGGTGCCTTCGGGCATGGTCTTCGGATCATAAAACATGACCGACTTGCGCACACCGTACTTATCGGCACCATCCGGCGTCTGGATCTGCCCCCACAGGGTGGTGTCGGCGAATTGCTCGAACTTGGCAACCTCTGCCGGTGAAGGATTGTCGAGTTGCTTCATGATGGTGGCCAGCCATGAACCGGCCCCACCTTCGTCGCTCAGGCCCGAAATCCACACACGGTTGTCCTGGGTAATGATCTCGTTCTTATCACGGTCATAACCCATAATTGACGGACTGCGCTTGAAGGGGTCGGACGGGTTTTCGTACCACTGCTTGGTGGTCAGGAAGTGGCCCATATCGGCCACCACCTGCTGTTCAGGTTTGGTGACGAGATAGTGCACGGTCTGCACCGAACCATCGGCATAGGTGAGGGTCATGCGCGCGCGCCCCTCAGTTTTACCGTTAACCGCGTACTTGACCCAGCCGCCCTTGACCTTCTGCGATACCCCCACCTCAAGCGCGCCCTCGGGGTAGATGCTGACCGACTTTACGGCCTGCGCCGAATGCACGAACAGCTCGGCGTTCATGTCGGTTGGCACCACATAACCTGGCAGGCCGACGGCGACCGGACGGCCATTCTGGATCAGGGTGGTTTCGATCTCGCGGATCGACGGCGACAGCACGAAGCGCACGCCGATGGTGCGGCTCTCGCCCGCTTTCAGCACCAAAGAGGACGGCGCGTTCCACTGCTGGATGCCCTTCCAGTCCGTATCGGCAAAGCCCTTCGAGGCGACCATCCAGTCGTAAAAGCCTTCAAAGGTCATGTTACGCTGTTCGGGATCGTTATAGATCTTCAGTGATTTGTCGGCATTGCGCTCGTTGAGGATCGGCTTGTACAGCTCAAACGGCGTGTTCTTTTCCGGTAGAACCAGCAAAGACGGACCGGCGCCATTCAGGCGATTGACCTGCAGATAGCCGGCGTCCTTGCCGACATAGGGATCATAGAAGGAGGCGGTTTCATGGGCGTCATCAAGGTGACGGCCGGTGATGATGTTGTCGAACACCATCGGCAGGCCAAGACCACCGATCTCGATCGCCGTTTTGCCGGGATTGCTGAGCGTATAGCGCAAAACCAGCTTGCCCTCGATCACCGACCAGGTGCGCGTTACCTTCAGCGGCATGCCGGCACCAAGCGAGGGCGTGATATCGGCGGCCGCAAGCGCGCCTTTTACCTTCAGCGGCTTCACTTTTGAGCGCTTGAAGGCCGTTGAATAGTCCTGCCAGTCGGCCGCGCCTACGCTGCGCAGGCGCAGGTCGAGATCACCGATACGATAGGCGCCGTCGCCGAGGCGCTGCGTGAACCGACCCGATGGCGCGAAATCGAAGCCGTCCTTCGCCGCCTTGGGGGCGAGCGACACAAGGGTTTGCGAGGTCTGTTGCAGAGACAGCATGAAATCCGGTGTCTCGAAGACCTGAATGTCGGCGTCGGGGCTATTCCATAGCGTGGTGGCGGCGGCCTGAGCCGTGGCCGTCAGTGCAAACGATCCGCCCATCGTACCTGTCAGCAGGACCGTGGCCAGCACCAGCAGGCTCGAACGACGGCGGACGGAAGACGGACGAAGGGTCATGAGTGGCACTTTCGCAGGATAGGGTCATAAAGAGACGTCCGCCGCGCAAAGAAGCCGTTGCGCGGGCGGACGCTATAAGTTGATCCCGGCGCGCCGGACATGAGATCACGGGAGTGAGACCTCAAGACGCAACCAGAAAGGAGATCCGAAATCAGATCAGGGCACGAAACACCCCGCTAAAGGGCGCTTCATCAAAAGACGGACTCTATAGGGACACAACCCGTCAATTGACTGAGTAATCTAAAACACCCTTACGCCCATCCGTCAAATATAAATTATACGATTATGTGACGGTCCTCTTTATTTACGCTTTTTCAACGACTTGCCAAAGGCTTGCACAGGGCGAATGATAGCGCTCCCACCGCCGGCGCCGGCCAATTTGAGCGTAATGGTGTCGCTGGCCCTCACCTTTTGCGTCCCGGCAACAAGTGTCGTTGGCGTCGCGCCATCCTGCCAGGTGGCCGCCGTGTAGGCACCTTCTCCAAGGAAACTGAGTGGTATGGAGAGCTCGCGGCCCGCTTCATTGGTCATAGCGCCGATATACCAGACATCACCCTTGCGGCGCGCCGTTACGATATATTGCCCGATATCGCCTTGCAGCACGCGCGTCTCGTCCCAGCTCGTTGGCACGGCCTGGATAAAATCCACGCCGTCTTCCCATTTGCCGTCGGCCTTCTTATAGGCCTGTGGCGCATCGGAAACCATGACAAGCGGGCTATCGTAGACGACATACATGGCGATGGCCTGACCGCGCGTTGTCTGGGTTAGCGGATGGCTTTCGTGTATCTCGAAGGTCTGCGGGGTGCGGTTGCCAAATCCGCCCGGCGTATAGTCGATCGGCCCCAGAATCATGCGCGTAAACGGCAAGGTGACATTATGCGTGGCGGTGATCCGCGTCGTCCACTTGTTGTATTCCGCGCCCAGCACACCTTCTTGCGTGATGTAGTTCGGGTAGGTGCGTAGCAGACCAGACGGCGCATAGGCACCGTGCAAATCAACGAGCAGGTGGTGATCGGCCGCTTTTGACAGGATCTTGTGGAAATAGTCGACCATGTCCTGATCAGATCGATCCATGAAATCGACCTTGATACCGGCGATGCCCCATGTTTCGTAAGCCGCCAGCGCTTCATCCATCTGCCAGTCTAGCTGCTCCCATTGCAGCCAGATCATGACGCGGACATTGCGCGCCTTGGCGTATTTGATGATCGCCGGCATATCGACGGCGGCGATCGGTTTGGTCACGTCCGAACCCGGCTTGGGGCGCGTGGATGAGCCGGTATACCAGCCCTCGTCAATCAGGATGTAATCAAGCCCCATCTCGTGGGCAAAGTCGACATAGGCCTTGTAGGTGTCGGTATTGATGCCCGGATTAGCCACAGGCGCACGAAAACCGTTCCACCAGTCCCAGGCGCTCTTGCCCGGCTTGATCCATGATGTGTCTTTGATCTTGGACGGCGCGCCGAGCGTGGCGATCAAATGAGATTCGACCAGCTTGCGCGGACTATCCCCCACCATGATGACGCGCCACGGCGTGCGGAAATCATCACCCGTCATGGCGATCTTCGCCACGTAAGGCTTGATAGAATCAAAATCGAGACGCGGCGGCAGATGGACCGCGACGCCCAGCTTATTGTCGCCGGTGCGCGAATAATAGGTGGCCGGATAGTGCTCGATATCGGATTCGGCCAGCGCAAAGGTGGCCTCGCCCTCACCGGTTTTACAAACCAGCGGTGAATCGAACAGGCTATGGTCGCGGATCAGCGACGCCTTGACGGCATCAAATTCACCCTCGTGGGCATTGTGGAACTTGCCGAGGTTGAGGCCCCAGCAATTGAAATCGCTCGCGAAGGCAAATTCAGTCTTCTCACCATAGACACCAAACGATGCCAGATCGGGCTGTTGCGGCAGGACGTAGCGCAGGGCCACGCCATTGTCATAAACGCGAAAAATCAAACCGATGCTGTGCGTGCCGCCGGTTTCATGAAAGGTCAGGTTCATCTGGTTATAGTGATCCGGCGCGCTGGACGCCTTGCCCACCACGATGGAATAGGTCTCGTTGACAGCACGTGTCGTCACGACAGGGGCATCGAAGCCCTTGGCCCCAAATCCCGGCACATCGAGGCGCAGGCCCAGTTCGGACGGTGCGATAAAGGTCTGGCCCTTGTAGCTGACGCTGTATTTCGGCAGGTCGCCATTGGCCTTGTCAACGATCACGGCAATCTGGCCGTCCGGCGATACGGCTTTCCACGTCTCCGCGTGGACAACACCAGCCGCCATTAACGCAAACAGGGAGGCACAAAGCCCGGTCGTTTTCAAAAGGGTCATCAAAATCTCTCTAATGGGCTTTGGGAGCAGTTTCTGGAAGGGCGTTCCAGTTGGGCGTGCTTTCACCCTGCAAATGACGCACGAAGAAATCATATTGGCGGCGCAGACCGTAGCCAAAGTCGCCGACATTTCGCAAGGCGCCATGGCCCTGATTGGGGGCCACGATCAGATCGAAGTCCTTGCGCGCCTTGATCAGGGCATTCACCACCTGAAGCGTCGAAGACGGATCGACATTTGTGTCCTGCTCACCGACGATCAAAAGCACGTGGCCTTGCAAGCGCCAGGCGTTATCGACACCGGATGACTTCGCGTAAACTCATCGACCGGCCAGCCCATCCATTCCTCGTTCCAGCTAATCTTGTCCATGCGGTTGTCGAAGCAGCCCGCATAGGCGACGGCGGCCTTGTAGAAATCAGGATGGAATTCCAGCGCACCGAGCGAACTTTGGCCACCAGCCGAGCCGCCATAGATGCCGACGCGGCTGATATCGTACCATGGGTATTTGGCAGCGGCCGCCTTGTGCCACAAAATGCGGTCGGGGAAGCCGGAATCGCCGACATTCTTCCAGGCGACATCATGAAACGCCTTGGAGCGATTCATGGTGCCCATGCCGTCGATCTGCACCACGATGAAACCAAGATCGGCCTGGGCCTGCATCCCCACCACCTTGTCACCGCCGGAGTGCAGACCGAACGGCCAGAAGGTCTTGGGCACAAAATTATCGTGCGGACCGGCGTAGATGTTCTCGATCACCGGATATTTTTTGGTCGGGTCGAAGTTGCGCGGACGCACGATGATGCCCCAGATATCGGTCTTGCCGTCACGCCCCTTGGCGGTGAAGACTTCCGGCGCCTTGAAACCGGCGGCCACCAGCTTCGAGATATCGCCATGCTCGATCTCGGCAACCAGCGCGCCATCGGCACTGTGCAATTCGGCAATATTGGGCAGGTCGATACGCGACCAGGTATCGACATAGTAGGCCATGTCGCTTGAGAAGCTGACATCGTGCCAAGCGTCTGTTGTGGTGATCGGCGTCAGGTTTTTACCGTCGAAATCGACACGGTAAAACTTCTGGAAATAGGGATCGCTGCCAGCCATCATGCCGCTGGCGGCGAACCAGATCTGGCGTTTTTGGTCATCGACCTTGATCACCTTGCGCACCACCCAGCCGCCCTTGGTGATCTGGTTCTTCACCTTGCCCGTCTTGGCATCATAGAGATAAAGATGGTTCCAGCCGTCGCGTTCCGACATCCAGATCAGTTCGCGGCCCAAACCGCCGACATCGTGGCTGTAGCGCCGCTCGATATTGACGAAGGTGGAGGCATGATCCTCGGCAACAATACGCGCCGCGCCAGTTTTGGCGCTGGCCTCGATCAGTCGGTAGGCTTGATGACCACGCTGATCATATTCAAAAGTAATGGCCGAGGAATCCGCCCGCCAGCCGATATCCGACATGGTGTAGGGATTAGGAAACAGATCGAAGGGCACATTGATCTGGCGTTTAGCCGCCACATCGAACAGCACCGGGCGGTCGATATCGACGGCATCGCCGGGCTTCGGGTAAAGCTGCGTGGCCAGCTTCGGCTGTAACTCGCCTTCGGGCGATGATACAACGCGCGTGACACGACGCGCAAAACCGGGACGGACGCGATAGGCGGCCAGCTTTTGCGAATCCGGCGACCAGATGATCGACTGCGGATCATAGAACTCGCCCTCAGAGCCATCAGTGCTGAGAACGGTCACCGCACCGCCGCCAGCCGGCCGTACGACGATATTGAAGCCCTGCACAAAGGCCACCCACTTGCCGTCCGGCGAAGGTTTGGGCGTATTGTCGGCAGGGATGGCCAGGTCACGCACCACGCCAAAACCACGCGGCTGACCGCCCGCTTGCGGCACACGGGCACACACATAATCCGTCAGGGTACAGGTCCAGGCGTCATCCTCACCGAGGTAGGCGAAAAGCCCCTTCCCGCCTTCGGTAAAGCTGACCGAGGCCATGGGCTCGGTGAAGGGTAGATGCAGGCCACTATAGGTTTTTCCGAGCGCTTGACTGAGTGAAGCCGCCAGCCGGTCCTGATCGAACGCGGGGGATTTTGCCTTCGTATCCGCATCCATCATGACGAACTGGAAACCACCCGGCACGGTCTTGCGATAGATGAAGCGGTGCGTGCCTTCGATCCACTGCGCCGGTTCGGCGATGTTTTCGGTCAGGCCCGACCAGTCATCGCGCAAGGATAACGATCGCTGATAATCGGCCACGTCTGGCGCTGCAGCAAAGGCC includes:
- a CDS encoding amino acid permease, with amino-acid sequence MGLFGPLKPLHRAETDGKALAKTLSWPHLMALGIGGIIGTGIYTLTGVGAGLAGPGVIVSFALCGLVCACAALCYTEMSTLIPTAGSAYTYSYSSMGEIVAWIVGWALVLEYSLACSTVAVGWSAHLVGFLEEAVGLKLPAFLLAGPYAGGLVNLPAVLVSLAVMGLLLIGARESATLNILLVIIKIVALGAFIVLGMPAIQAGHYDPFMPFGFFAHEIGGEKFGVMAAAAIVFFAFFGFDAVSTSAEEAKNPGRDLTIGILGSMGVSTLIYMLVAAVAIGAVGFQDIASSGEPLPHVLRTLGQPFVASLVGGAAIVALPSVILVMMYGQSRIFFVMARDGLLPAAVAKVNAKGSPALITLLTGIFVAVFAGFVPLKKIAELSNAGTLIAFIAVALSMIILRKKLPDAVRSFKVPLHWLVALITIGGCAFIFSSLPVQSQGFTLIWMVIGLVVYFSYGRWNSRLRKEAKFEAAE
- a CDS encoding DUF5695 domain-containing protein, translating into MTLRPSSVRRRSSLLVLATVLLTGTMGGSFALTATAQAAATTLWNSPDADIQVFETPDFMLSLQQTSQTLVSLAPKAAKDGFDFAPSGRFTQRLGDGAYRIGDLDLRLRSVGAADWQDYSTAFKRSKVKPLKVKGALAAADITPSLGAGMPLKVTRTWSVIEGKLVLRYTLSNPGKTAIEIGGLGLPMVFDNIITGRHLDDAHETASFYDPYVGKDAGYLQVNRLNGAGPSLLVLPEKNTPFELYKPILNERNADKSLKIYNDPEQRNMTFEGFYDWMVASKGFADTDWKGIQQWNAPSSLVLKAGESRTIGVRFVLSPSIREIETTLIQNGRPVAVGLPGYVVPTDMNAELFVHSAQAVKSVSIYPEGALEVGVSQKVKGGWVKYAVNGKTEGRARMTLTYADGSVQTVHYLVTKPEQQVVADMGHFLTTKQWYENPSDPFKRSPSIMGYDRDKNEIITQDNRVWISGLSDEGGAGSWLATIMKQLDNPSPAEVAKFEQFADTTLWGQIQTPDGADKYGVRKSVMFYDPKTMPEGTYDPKLKWDVWSAWDREGAADLGRSYNYPHVAAAWWTLYRLGRYHDGLTKAETWQTYLTRAAETTKAMMTKAPYYTQFGQMEGDVFVYILEDLKREGMTAEATEIEAMMKGRADIWKTLKYPFGSEMPWDSTGQAEVYMWSRYFGDDKAADTTREVILAYDPTIPHWGYNGSARRFWDFLYAGKQSRIERQLHHYGSSLNAVPLFDAYRANPKDYQLLRAAYGGLMGSLTNIDSEGFGSAAFHSFPDAMHWDGMNGDYGMSFFGHAVAASSYLVDHPTFGWAGFGGNVTEANGVVTLMPKDSARTRVFIAPAGLWLTLDSGKFTAVAYDPATGKVTATLAPSDAYTPNAYLNVKTTTAEGKAYTLNAPLELGAYIVKLGAQDTTLELTPKAN
- a CDS encoding glycoside hydrolase family 97 protein, which gives rise to MTLLKTTGLCASLFALMAAGVVHAETWKAVSPDGQIAVIVDKANGDLPKYSVSYKGQTFIAPSELGLRLDVPGFGAKGFDAPVVTTRAVNETYSIVVGKASSAPDHYNQMNLTFHETGGTHSIGLIFRVYDNGVALRYVLPQQPDLASFGVYGEKTEFAFASDFNCWGLNLGKFHNAHEGEFDAVKASLIRDHSLFDSPLVCKTGEGEATFALAESDIEHYPATYYSRTGDNKLGVAVHLPPRLDFDSIKPYVAKIAMTGDDFRTPWRVIMVGDSPRKLVESHLIATLGAPSKIKDTSWIKPGKSAWDWWNGFRAPVANPGINTDTYKAYVDFAHEMGLDYILIDEGWYTGSSTRPKPGSDVTKPIAAVDMPAIIKYAKARNVRVMIWLQWEQLDWQMDEALAAYETWGIAGIKVDFMDRSDQDMVDYFHKILSKAADHHLLVDLHGAYAPSGLLRTYPNYITQEGVLGAEYNKWTTRITATHNVTLPFTRMILGPIDYTPGGFGNRTPQTFEIHESHPLTQTTRGQAIAMYVVYDSPLVMVSDAPQAYKKADGKWEDGVDFIQAVPTSWDETRVLQGDIGQYIVTARRKGDVWYIGAMTNEAGRELSIPLSFLGEGAYTAATWQDGATPTTLVAGTQKVRASDTITLKLAGAGGGSAIIRPVQAFGKSLKKRK